One region of Candidatus Peribacteraceae bacterium genomic DNA includes:
- a CDS encoding ABC transporter permease, producing MRTMYILWLRQIKRYSRSRSRIVGSLGQPLLFLVALGFGFGPVFEKAGGGNYVQFLAPGIIAMSILFTAMFSGVEIIWDRQFGFLKETLVAPVPRLHIMIGRTLGSATVAFLQGIVVFLIAMVVGFRPDQWALLPVTLLTMFLLALLFTAFGTALASLMEDFHGFQLIMNFLVMPLFFLSGALFPLEDLPPLLDVLTRIDPLTYGIDALRGSLIGMGHYPLVLDMGILTLLVVALMITGSWLFSRIEV from the coding sequence ATGAGAACCATGTACATCCTCTGGCTCAGGCAAATAAAGCGGTACAGCCGCTCGCGCTCCCGTATTGTCGGATCACTGGGACAGCCGCTCCTCTTCCTGGTGGCGCTCGGCTTCGGCTTCGGGCCCGTTTTCGAAAAAGCGGGGGGCGGCAATTACGTCCAATTCCTCGCGCCGGGGATCATCGCCATGAGCATCCTCTTCACGGCCATGTTCTCCGGGGTGGAGATCATCTGGGACCGGCAGTTCGGGTTCCTTAAGGAGACGCTCGTCGCTCCCGTGCCGCGCCTGCACATCATGATCGGCCGCACGCTGGGCAGCGCCACCGTGGCGTTCCTGCAGGGGATCGTGGTGTTCCTCATCGCCATGGTCGTGGGGTTCCGGCCCGATCAATGGGCCTTGCTGCCCGTTACCCTGCTTACGATGTTTCTCCTCGCGTTGCTCTTCACGGCGTTCGGGACGGCTCTTGCCTCGCTTATGGAGGATTTCCACGGCTTCCAGTTGATCATGAACTTCCTCGTGATGCCGCTCTTCTTCCTTTCCGGAGCGCTCTTTCCCCTGGAGGACCTGCCCCCCCTCCTCGATGTCCTCACCAGGATCGATCCCCTCACGTATGGCATCGATGCGCTGCGCGGGTCCCTCATCGGCATGGGGCACTACCCGTTGGTGTTGGATATGGGAATCCTGACGCTTCTCGTCGTCGCCCTCATGATCACAGGGAGTTGGTTGTTCTCGAGGATTGAAGTGTGA
- a CDS encoding class I SAM-dependent rRNA methyltransferase, with the protein MADHPILTLKPEREIHLKNRHHAIFKNAVETFPDAPNGSIVEVRSAAGEFLCYATYNPRSFICGRAVAFEQGDPLQAMKRTIKRAVEMRRTFFDGGDVTAFRLVNAEGDGIPGLIVDAYGDILVVQLTTLGMDRLREWVVNVLGELVSPRGIYEKSTGPARKKEGMEGKEGWLRGTGGTRLEVAERGVRSIIDLAGSQKTGLFLDQREMRSLVRQLAPGRTVLDCFSYVGGFALSALAGGAVSADAVDYDGDALERAKENAALNGFAEDRFVTYRENAFDFLRRKPLPKPYDFIVLDPPAFAKRSSDIEPAKAAYTDINRMAMQALPPGGLLLTCSCSYQMDITLFQTAVFHAARQADRTVKILQKHRHAFDHPINIFHPETDYLKSLLLWVE; encoded by the coding sequence ATGGCTGACCACCCCATCCTCACCCTCAAGCCTGAACGGGAGATCCACCTGAAGAACCGGCACCATGCCATCTTCAAGAACGCCGTGGAAACGTTCCCCGACGCCCCCAACGGCTCCATCGTGGAAGTGCGGAGCGCCGCGGGCGAGTTCCTGTGCTACGCCACCTACAACCCCCGCTCCTTCATTTGCGGCCGCGCCGTGGCGTTCGAGCAAGGTGACCCGCTGCAGGCGATGAAGAGGACCATCAAGCGCGCCGTGGAGATGCGCCGCACGTTCTTCGACGGCGGCGACGTGACCGCGTTCCGCCTGGTGAACGCGGAAGGGGACGGCATCCCCGGCCTCATCGTGGACGCGTACGGCGACATCCTGGTGGTCCAGTTGACCACGCTGGGGATGGACCGCCTGCGCGAGTGGGTGGTGAACGTGCTGGGGGAGCTGGTCTCGCCGCGGGGCATCTACGAAAAGTCCACGGGGCCCGCGCGCAAGAAGGAAGGGATGGAGGGGAAGGAGGGATGGCTGCGCGGGACGGGCGGCACGCGCCTGGAAGTCGCGGAGCGCGGCGTGCGTTCCATCATCGACCTGGCGGGGAGCCAGAAGACGGGGCTCTTCCTGGACCAGCGCGAGATGCGGTCGTTGGTCAGGCAATTGGCGCCGGGACGGACCGTGCTAGATTGCTTCAGCTACGTGGGGGGCTTCGCCCTGTCCGCCCTCGCCGGCGGCGCCGTCTCCGCTGACGCCGTAGATTACGACGGGGACGCGCTGGAACGGGCGAAGGAGAACGCCGCCCTCAACGGCTTCGCGGAGGACCGGTTTGTGACGTACCGGGAGAATGCTTTTGACTTCCTGCGCCGCAAGCCCCTCCCCAAGCCGTACGATTTCATCGTGCTGGACCCTCCCGCCTTCGCCAAGCGCAGCAGCGATATCGAGCCGGCCAAGGCCGCCTACACCGACATCAACCGCATGGCCATGCAGGCGCTCCCCCCGGGCGGCCTGCTCCTCACCTGCTCCTGCAGCTACCAGATGGATATAACGCTCTTCCAGACGGCGGTATTCCACGCCGCGCGCCAGGCCGACCGCACCGTGAAGATCCTGCAGAAGCACCGCCACGCCTTCGACCATCCGATCAACATTTTCCACCCGGAGACTGACTATCTGAAATCATTGTTGCTGTGGGTGGAGTGA
- a CDS encoding S-layer homology domain-containing protein, with amino-acid sequence MGSRKTRRAARMPALLSLAFLAMGAIAVATAGTRLGAAVTSPFPDYIVERIEISPSPARTDRSIVFVGRILNISTTRATTRTYASLQLDIGNNGTWDRTGGQTIVPSLSANYQTSAQWANTGVPPPLDWTPTVGTHNVKICAAIPTDDPDFQLQENDTVNNCTDLVFTVTSPGESTTGNTSSSARSNSSSVRTASSSSYWNERTPTYQIVSSSSAARSSSYSSSSYWNERNDYRTVDGSSSSALPDYVIPYSRVTGYTTGHIDFNVTVENRGSDAVGNGGAYLQYKMYQQGEWVDLFPSAISIPTLAAGERREQRWTDRVTQEGPFPVGVHMVRACVDTAGELRESESGNNCGTPLPLTINRPPSTTASSRSSSPSNYSSASSFSSYAPYNYSSSSSSFSWSSQATAEGTEDDSSSSAGTDAAPQTGSPSCPSPSFTDAVPEWASAAINRLTALGIVRGYDDGRFGPSDQVTRAQAVTMLYRLLRTTSLIGEPQGCVQEYNDVSATHFAFTPLCGLLQEGRMDAAASFAPDRPATRAEQAGFVHRIAGDMLLGSLGLAEADLNAAGQTYPDVPPSHPHFAAIAAMQRTGIMTGYPSGNFGPSITLNRAEAAMVVYRVLTFLEQGNMVTALPTSCGSASSAETWGTSSSRSSSSRSSAPWSTASSSSWGYSSSYPNTWQSSSWGYSSSYPNTWQSSSWSPYYSSSSRGYSSSTANTWQSSSWGYSSSYQNTWQSSSWGYSSSYPNTWQSSSWSPSYSSSSWGYSSASSSYSPSYSSSAGSSAGASSSTPDYAASNLYAYPAPIVQGSTYSFTFTAKNQGDAYAKWSHARYDIDTGANGTYDYTGVMYAGVDPLVRGQTRTITWSSAVLPPKVPWTPIAGTHRVRICVNVAYDGPQDLIGDTNSANNCAEATFTVVAPAAASSSSSSFSSSSSLASSSSSVSSSASVPTGTNLPNYHVYSMTVEGRGGGTADVAVAVRNRGLGDETRTTKAKVMFGTAGTGPWTEYGTMRDIPGLVHGTYHVTDWFSLKQPNGQAFAPGTYYMRVCADATEALAESSEVDNCGALPFTIPAN; translated from the coding sequence ATGGGCTCCAGAAAAACCCGCCGCGCGGCCCGCATGCCTGCGCTCCTCTCCCTCGCCTTCCTGGCCATGGGCGCCATTGCCGTCGCCACGGCAGGCACACGTCTCGGCGCCGCGGTGACAAGCCCGTTTCCCGATTACATCGTGGAACGCATCGAGATTTCCCCCTCCCCCGCACGCACTGATCGGAGCATCGTCTTCGTCGGCCGCATCCTGAACATTTCCACCACCCGTGCGACGACCCGCACGTACGCATCGCTGCAGCTGGACATCGGTAACAACGGTACGTGGGATCGTACGGGAGGGCAGACCATCGTGCCCAGCCTTTCGGCGAACTATCAGACCAGCGCACAGTGGGCGAACACGGGCGTCCCCCCGCCCCTCGACTGGACGCCGACCGTAGGAACGCACAATGTGAAAATCTGCGCCGCCATCCCCACCGACGATCCAGACTTCCAACTACAGGAGAATGACACGGTGAACAATTGCACCGATCTGGTCTTCACAGTCACCTCGCCCGGCGAGAGCACCACCGGCAACACTTCCTCTTCGGCCCGCTCCAACTCTTCCTCCGTGCGAACGGCAAGTTCCTCCTCCTATTGGAACGAGCGGACCCCCACGTACCAGATCGTGAGCAGCTCAAGCGCCGCCCGGTCTTCCTCCTACAGTTCCTCCTCCTACTGGAATGAGCGGAACGACTACCGGACGGTGGACGGATCATCCAGTTCCGCCCTCCCCGATTACGTCATCCCGTATTCGCGCGTCACGGGCTACACCACGGGGCACATCGACTTCAACGTCACCGTGGAGAACCGCGGGAGCGATGCCGTGGGGAATGGCGGCGCGTACTTGCAGTACAAGATGTACCAGCAAGGGGAGTGGGTGGACCTGTTCCCTTCGGCGATCTCCATCCCTACGCTTGCGGCCGGTGAGCGGCGGGAACAGCGGTGGACGGACAGGGTGACCCAGGAAGGCCCCTTCCCCGTGGGCGTCCACATGGTGCGGGCATGCGTGGACACCGCCGGGGAACTGCGTGAATCCGAGAGCGGCAATAACTGCGGCACCCCCCTCCCCCTCACCATCAACCGTCCGCCTTCCACAACCGCTTCCTCCCGTTCCTCCTCTCCCTCCAACTATTCCTCCGCGTCTTCCTTCTCCAGCTACGCCCCGTACAACTATTCCTCTTCCTCCTCTTCCTTTTCCTGGTCCTCCCAAGCCACCGCCGAAGGGACGGAAGATGACTCTTCCTCAAGCGCCGGCACGGATGCCGCACCCCAGACCGGCTCGCCTTCCTGCCCCTCCCCCTCCTTCACGGATGCGGTGCCGGAATGGGCCTCGGCTGCCATCAACCGTCTCACGGCCCTCGGCATCGTCCGCGGGTACGATGACGGCCGCTTCGGACCATCGGACCAGGTGACCCGCGCGCAGGCGGTGACGATGCTCTATCGCCTCCTCCGCACCACCTCCTTGATCGGCGAACCGCAGGGATGCGTACAGGAATACAACGACGTCTCCGCCACCCACTTCGCCTTCACCCCGCTCTGCGGCCTGCTGCAGGAGGGGAGGATGGACGCTGCGGCGAGCTTCGCGCCGGACCGGCCTGCGACCCGCGCCGAACAGGCGGGCTTCGTCCACCGCATCGCGGGGGACATGCTCCTCGGGAGCTTGGGCCTTGCGGAAGCGGACCTCAACGCGGCCGGCCAGACGTATCCGGATGTCCCCCCCTCGCACCCGCACTTTGCGGCCATCGCCGCCATGCAGCGCACGGGGATCATGACGGGATACCCCTCCGGGAACTTCGGGCCTTCCATCACCCTCAACCGCGCGGAAGCCGCCATGGTGGTGTATCGCGTCCTCACGTTCCTGGAGCAAGGGAACATGGTAACGGCACTCCCCACTTCCTGCGGCAGCGCTTCCTCCGCGGAAACGTGGGGAACTTCCTCCTCCCGGAGCAGCAGCAGTCGGTCTTCCGCCCCGTGGAGCACGGCAAGTTCGAGTTCTTGGGGGTATTCCTCCAGTTATCCCAACACCTGGCAGTCGAGTTCCTGGGGATACTCTTCGAGCTATCCGAACACGTGGCAATCGAGTTCCTGGAGCCCTTACTACAGTTCTTCGTCCCGGGGATATTCCTCAAGTACGGCGAATACGTGGCAATCCAGTTCTTGGGGCTATTCCTCCAGTTACCAGAACACCTGGCAGTCGAGTTCTTGGGGATACTCTTCGAGCTATCCGAACACGTGGCAATCCAGTTCCTGGAGTCCTTCCTATAGTTCTTCGTCCTGGGGTTATAGTTCGGCCTCCTCTTCGTACAGCCCGTCGTACAGCTCCAGTGCAGGGAGTTCTGCCGGCGCCTCCTCGTCAACGCCGGATTATGCGGCGAGCAACCTGTACGCCTACCCCGCACCCATTGTGCAGGGGAGCACCTATTCCTTCACCTTCACGGCGAAGAACCAGGGTGATGCGTACGCGAAATGGTCGCATGCGCGCTACGACATCGACACCGGCGCGAACGGCACGTATGACTATACCGGCGTGATGTATGCGGGCGTGGATCCGCTCGTCCGCGGTCAAACGCGCACCATCACCTGGAGCAGCGCCGTGCTGCCTCCCAAGGTCCCCTGGACCCCCATCGCCGGCACGCACCGCGTGCGCATCTGTGTGAACGTGGCCTACGACGGGCCGCAGGACCTCATCGGTGACACGAACTCCGCCAATAACTGTGCGGAAGCGACGTTCACCGTGGTGGCTCCCGCCGCCGCCTCTTCGTCGTCGTCCTCTTTCTCCTCTTCCTCTTCTCTCGCCTCTTCCTCCTCCTCCGTCTCTTCGTCAGCCTCCGTCCCTACCGGCACCAACCTCCCCAACTACCACGTCTACTCCATGACCGTGGAGGGACGCGGCGGCGGCACGGCGGATGTTGCCGTTGCCGTGCGTAACCGCGGCTTGGGTGATGAGACTCGGACGACGAAGGCAAAGGTGATGTTCGGCACCGCCGGCACGGGGCCGTGGACGGAGTACGGGACCATGCGGGATATCCCCGGCCTCGTCCATGGGACGTACCACGTCACCGACTGGTTCTCCCTCAAGCAGCCGAACGGCCAGGCATTCGCGCCGGGCACCTACTACATGCGCGTATGCGCGGATGCCACCGAAGCCCTCGCGGAATCGAGCGAAGTGGATAACTGCGGCGCGCTGCCCTTTACGATACCGGCGAACTGA
- a CDS encoding MFS transporter — MTQVTSQETRRTVRTFGWASFLHDTGADMIYSVWPLFLTQVLGANKTAVGLIDGLGDTVVSVSGAVSGYLSDRIRKRKVFVWMGYGFGTVARIGYALAPTWLLIIPFRILDRSGKIRSSPRDAIVSDLSTHENRGSHFGFMRAMDNMGALVGITLSLILIRFLPLRTIFLLAAIPSVAAALLVFFSIKEKGMHSGTLFRGIRFGDVSPNLRLYTLASALLELGAFSYSFLLLAANTLGFATGEVPLLYLLFTLVATIVSVPAGRLADRFGRKPLLYASILSWIAVGVIFLVFRHPLILISAFAFYGLHKGALDPVQKTFAAELAPKEYVASTLGGFQLMIGMMSLPSSLIAGVLWDRYGLQAPFLFAIILTTLAFLLLLFVKEQE; from the coding sequence ATGACGCAGGTCACCTCCCAGGAAACCCGCCGCACCGTCCGCACCTTCGGGTGGGCGTCGTTCCTGCACGATACGGGCGCGGACATGATCTACTCCGTGTGGCCCCTTTTCCTCACGCAGGTGCTGGGGGCGAACAAGACGGCCGTGGGGCTCATCGACGGATTGGGGGACACGGTGGTCTCCGTGTCCGGGGCGGTGTCCGGGTACCTCTCGGACCGCATCCGCAAGCGGAAGGTGTTCGTATGGATGGGCTACGGCTTCGGGACCGTGGCGCGCATCGGGTACGCGCTGGCGCCCACCTGGCTCCTCATCATCCCGTTCCGCATCCTGGACCGCTCGGGGAAGATCCGCAGTTCCCCCCGCGACGCCATCGTCTCCGACCTCTCCACGCACGAGAACCGCGGTTCGCACTTCGGCTTCATGCGGGCGATGGACAACATGGGGGCGCTGGTGGGTATCACCCTCTCACTCATCCTCATCCGCTTCCTGCCGCTCAGGACCATCTTCCTCCTCGCGGCCATCCCCTCCGTGGCAGCCGCGCTCCTGGTGTTCTTCAGTATTAAGGAGAAAGGCATGCACTCCGGCACGCTGTTCCGCGGCATCCGGTTCGGGGACGTCTCTCCCAACCTCCGCCTCTACACCCTCGCCAGCGCGCTCCTGGAGCTCGGCGCCTTCAGCTATTCCTTCCTGCTCCTGGCGGCCAACACCCTCGGCTTCGCCACGGGAGAAGTGCCGCTCCTCTACCTCCTCTTCACGCTGGTCGCCACCATTGTCTCCGTACCGGCGGGGAGACTCGCCGACCGGTTCGGCCGCAAGCCCCTTCTCTATGCTTCCATCCTCTCGTGGATCGCCGTGGGCGTGATCTTCCTGGTCTTCCGGCATCCGCTCATCCTCATCAGCGCCTTCGCGTTCTACGGCCTCCACAAGGGGGCATTGGACCCCGTGCAGAAGACGTTCGCGGCGGAACTCGCCCCCAAGGAATACGTGGCGAGCACGCTGGGGGGCTTTCAGCTCATGATTGGTATGATGAGCCTTCCCTCCTCCCTCATCGCGGGTGTGCTGTGGGACCGCTATGGCCTGCAAGCCCCCTTCCTCTTCGCCATCATCCTCACAACACTTGCGTTTCTGCTCCTCCTCTTTGTGAAGGAGCAGGAATAA
- a CDS encoding metallophosphoesterase: MRLRSSRLSGATCAAACIADTHLFAPTSDSDALFPGWMKLLPPPEQELLYARIAAEIRRAYQAGLEWLHGSGAECIVHLGDVTGGGGAGMAHPDVLREAARCEADLGGLGVPVHYCVGNHDVGTHQFGDTRDFSPALEAWERVFGPPFWSRMIADTLLLGVASPVADYRGNAAGLLLLKRAQEEFIADTLAQHRDKRWTLFIHNPLSVRNLLHVLAPHRRRLHAVVGGDLHRPGSGNLLRTFGRMPGAQWMTRTPGLLPFLRHTTVCPSTAPLWWSGYGALELSLTPRRLHRRMVTLPRPMESEPIPTASLRWCWKGMHV, encoded by the coding sequence GTGCGCCTCCGGAGCTCCCGGCTCTCCGGCGCAACGTGCGCGGCGGCATGCATTGCCGATACGCACCTCTTCGCGCCTACGAGCGACAGCGATGCGCTGTTCCCCGGCTGGATGAAGCTGCTCCCTCCCCCGGAGCAGGAACTGCTGTATGCGCGCATCGCAGCGGAGATCCGCCGTGCGTACCAAGCGGGGCTGGAATGGCTCCACGGGAGCGGCGCGGAATGCATCGTACACTTGGGCGACGTGACCGGCGGCGGGGGAGCGGGCATGGCGCACCCGGACGTGTTGCGCGAGGCGGCGCGCTGCGAGGCGGACTTGGGCGGCTTGGGCGTGCCGGTGCACTACTGCGTGGGAAACCACGATGTGGGTACGCACCAGTTCGGGGACACCCGTGATTTCTCACCCGCGCTCGAAGCATGGGAACGGGTCTTCGGACCCCCCTTCTGGTCGCGGATGATTGCGGACACCCTCCTCCTCGGCGTCGCTTCGCCTGTGGCGGACTACCGCGGGAACGCGGCGGGGTTGCTCCTCCTCAAGCGGGCCCAGGAGGAATTCATTGCGGACACGCTGGCGCAGCACCGGGACAAGCGGTGGACCCTCTTCATCCACAACCCCCTCTCCGTACGCAACCTCCTCCACGTCCTCGCCCCGCACCGGCGCCGGCTCCACGCGGTGGTCGGCGGCGACCTCCACCGGCCGGGCAGCGGCAACCTGCTCCGGACCTTCGGGCGCATGCCGGGCGCGCAGTGGATGACGCGCACCCCCGGCCTCCTCCCCTTCCTCCGCCACACCACCGTGTGCCCCTCCACCGCCCCCCTGTGGTGGAGCGGCTACGGAGCCCTGGAACTCTCCCTTACACCGCGGCGTTTGCACCGGCGCATGGTGACGCTGCCCCGTCCCATGGAAAGCGAACCCATTCCCACCGCATCGCTCCGCTGGTGCTGGAAGGGGATGCATGTCTGA
- a CDS encoding AI-2E family transporter, whose translation MATAVVITLAIAGAVLFTWYTADALLVGFAGILLAIGFSSVREALERRMGLRRRSALAATFAFVLLLLGLIGWVLVPSIAGQLQQVWENIPSSVTALQAQPWFLRLERLFPGLMRSLPSVLPLDRIAGFLSATYNAFFQIVLAVFVGIALTLEPSTYVQGFLTLFPRERRGRVAEVLAALYVTLRRWLLGQLLSMIAVGVLTAVGLTMVGMPFALSLGALAGLLEFIPTLGPFLAAVPAVLLAFLHGPWQALLVAGVYLIVQSVESYLLVPFIHRYTVSVPPVVAVIALVLLGVLLGPLGVLLAMPLTASIVVLVRMLYIEDVLGERNG comes from the coding sequence GTGGCTACCGCCGTGGTGATCACCCTGGCCATTGCGGGGGCGGTCCTCTTCACCTGGTACACGGCGGACGCGCTCCTCGTGGGGTTCGCCGGGATCCTGCTCGCCATCGGGTTCAGCAGCGTGCGGGAGGCCTTGGAACGCCGGATGGGCTTGCGGCGCAGGAGCGCACTGGCGGCAACCTTCGCCTTCGTCCTCCTGCTCCTCGGTCTCATCGGATGGGTGCTGGTCCCCAGCATCGCGGGGCAGTTGCAGCAGGTGTGGGAGAACATCCCTTCCTCCGTCACCGCCCTGCAGGCGCAGCCGTGGTTCCTGCGCTTGGAGCGTTTGTTCCCCGGCCTCATGCGGTCCCTGCCTTCCGTTCTTCCCCTGGACCGCATCGCGGGATTCCTCTCCGCCACCTACAACGCCTTCTTCCAAATCGTGCTGGCCGTGTTTGTGGGCATCGCGCTCACGCTGGAGCCGAGCACGTACGTGCAGGGCTTCCTCACCCTTTTTCCCCGCGAGCGGCGAGGGCGCGTGGCGGAGGTGCTGGCTGCCCTCTACGTCACTCTCCGCCGATGGCTCCTGGGGCAGCTGCTCTCCATGATCGCCGTGGGTGTGCTCACGGCCGTCGGCCTCACGATGGTGGGCATGCCGTTCGCCCTTTCTCTGGGGGCTCTGGCTGGTCTGCTGGAATTCATCCCCACCCTCGGCCCTTTCCTGGCGGCGGTCCCCGCCGTGCTGCTCGCGTTCCTCCACGGACCGTGGCAAGCCTTGCTCGTGGCGGGCGTGTACCTCATTGTCCAATCGGTGGAGAGCTACCTGCTCGTTCCCTTTATCCACCGTTACACCGTCTCCGTGCCGCCCGTGGTGGCGGTGATTGCGCTGGTGCTGTTGGGAGTGCTGCTGGGTCCCCTGGGCGTCCTCCTCGCCATGCCCCTCACCGCGAGCATCGTGGTGCTGGTGCGGATGTTGTACATCGAAGACGTGCTGGGGGAGCGGAACGGGTGA
- a CDS encoding ABC transporter substrate-binding protein, translating to MRRPPVAIIGLGAVVALAGMVAIGFFTPTRGSRTLTLAYPSLISSALIYVAEDRGFFTQEGMEVVLQPHSVGRDAVRSLVEGKADAAVAYETPLLRQACDGKDLVALAQLHTSERNTGLILRGTGADIVSLKGKAVGVPRGTNAEFVLQQLLRFHGLTFRDIIVKDIPLPASLEAWEKGEVQALALWNPILSDAAQAAREQTQTVFSDVYTESSVLMVRSEDSARRRGALERLLHAFKRAERFMGEHPEEGRAIVQRNLKIPPEQLAIFWPHFDFHVTLSNVLMSILENEAAWFRDQGECPFPVQTEMLIDPQLLRSMDPLAVTLESKL from the coding sequence ATGCGTCGTCCTCCGGTAGCGATCATCGGCCTGGGAGCGGTGGTTGCCCTTGCCGGCATGGTCGCCATCGGCTTCTTTACCCCAACGCGGGGATCCCGGACACTCACGCTCGCGTATCCTTCCCTCATCTCCTCCGCCCTCATCTACGTGGCGGAAGACCGGGGCTTCTTCACGCAGGAAGGAATGGAGGTCGTCCTACAGCCCCATAGTGTGGGGAGGGATGCCGTCCGTTCCCTGGTGGAAGGGAAGGCGGATGCGGCCGTGGCGTACGAAACCCCGTTGCTCCGGCAAGCATGCGACGGCAAAGACCTTGTGGCGCTCGCCCAACTCCATACCTCGGAGCGCAACACCGGCCTCATTTTGCGGGGGACGGGTGCGGACATCGTCTCCCTGAAGGGGAAGGCCGTGGGCGTCCCCCGTGGAACGAATGCGGAGTTTGTCCTGCAGCAACTCCTGCGCTTCCACGGCCTCACGTTCCGCGACATCATCGTGAAGGATATTCCGTTGCCCGCGTCCCTCGAGGCATGGGAGAAGGGGGAAGTGCAAGCGCTCGCCCTCTGGAACCCGATCCTCTCCGATGCCGCGCAAGCGGCGCGGGAACAAACGCAGACGGTCTTCTCCGACGTGTATACGGAATCCTCCGTCCTCATGGTCCGTTCCGAAGACAGTGCCCGCCGGCGGGGTGCGCTGGAACGCCTGTTGCATGCGTTCAAGAGGGCCGAGCGGTTCATGGGGGAGCACCCGGAAGAAGGGCGGGCCATCGTGCAGCGGAACCTGAAGATCCCGCCCGAGCAGTTGGCGATATTCTGGCCGCACTTTGACTTCCATGTGACGTTGAGCAACGTGCTCATGTCCATACTGGAGAACGAAGCGGCATGGTTCCGCGACCAGGGGGAATGCCCGTTCCCCGTGCAGACGGAGATGCTCATCGATCCGCAACTCCTGCGTTCCATGGATCCGCTCGCCGTCACCCTCGAATCAAAACTATGA